Proteins from one Gossypium raimondii isolate GPD5lz chromosome 8, ASM2569854v1, whole genome shotgun sequence genomic window:
- the LOC105791536 gene encoding polyadenylate-binding protein-interacting protein 5 yields the protein MKPEVIMLNPCAASYIPLAKRKGSIAKDIKAGNESSWFDPSSRSNASLESAIPGIGNHPVALKSDPGHGSLMQNQGEMSGEQIMDEEFDMDLDYLRMMFPGLSNDSVLDVYMANNGDLEATIDMLNQLEMYTVESSDTLPDTLDIGDISESISSANCGTLKLKNVAGETGASSSGSTESAVTS from the exons ATGAAGCCAGAGGTAATTATGTTGAATCCCTGTGCAGCATCATACATACCACTTGCCAAAAGGAAGGGTTCCATAGCTAAAGATATTAAGGCTGGAAATGAGTCTTCTTGGTTTGATCCTTCCTCACGTAGCAATGCTTCACTTGAATCTGCAATCCCTGGCATTGGAAACCACCCGGTTGCACTGAAAAGCGACCCTGGTCATGGTTCTTTGATGCAAAATCAGGGTGAAATGAGTGGCGAGCAGATTATGGATGAGGAATTCGACATGGATTTGGATTATCTTCGCATGATGTTCCCCGGTTTGTCCAATGACTCTGTTCTGGATGTCTACATGGCTAATAATGGAGACTTAGAAGCCACTATTGACATGCTGAACCAACTTGAG ATGTACACTGTTGAGTCCTCTGACACTCTTCCCGACACATTGGATATCGGTGATATCTCTGAATCTATCTCTTCAGCAAACTGTGGTACTCTTAAACTGAAGAATGTAGCAGGTGAAACCGGCGCGTCTTCATCAGGCTCTACAGAATCAGCTGTTACCTCCTGA